AAACATATGGTTTGACAATATGTTTATATAAAAAAGAATGAATTGTACCAATTTCAACGTATTCGCATGCATCACCGAGATTCGAAATAATCTTACCTGCTGCAACGTTGGTATATGTAATGCAGGCCACTTTTTTTACTTGTCCGAGGCGATTGGAATGCTGAACTACATTTCGAATGTGATTGATAAGCCACGTAGTTTTTCCTGCTCCCGGTCCAGCATTAACTTTAAAATGATGTTCAATATCAATTTTCTCATAACTATCTCTTAAGGTAATTATTCCAGAACCCATTTGATAGCCTCCTCAATATATGGCGGTATCATAAACACGAAAGAGCTTTTAAGATAATCAGCTTCTTTTTCATATAAAACTTCGGCTATTTCCTGAGCAGACTCGGCTTTACTAACATTAAGCAAATATAATGCAGCAATGAGTTGAGCTTTATTTTTCGTACCTTCCAAGCCTTTTTTTATGCGCTTACATCCCTTGCTATCGCCTATGGTCGCAACCAATTCTTCATATTCTAAAGCGTAATTATCCATTAGATATAGTAGAGTTTCTTTGTTACTAATACTCGGTACAATCAATTCTTTACAAGTGAAATTGTACAGTAATAGTTCATATTCAAAAGTACAGCCAATATTTTTCTCTTGAGTAAAAACACTAATTGATTTTTTACGATCCGAATAAAGATCGACAATATCATTTGAAGTAGCTTTATATTCATAACTATTATCTTTATTCAATTCAAATGGATAACATGAGGAATATCGAGCGTCTTTGATACTCTTTTTCTTTCTTACCGGATCTAAATCGGTAATTACCGCCACCCGTTTATTTATAGCATACTCACTTCTTTCTCTATCAAAAAGTTTCAAGAAGTGTGAAAAATATCTGCCTCCAATATTGATAACAGTAACATGACTGTCGACCAAGTCTCTTTTTAGATATCGAGTAAATATAGGCAACAGAAGTTGTTCACTAATGCCTTCGACCAAGATAATTCTTTTGGCAAATAGCATATCAGATTTAGTTACATCAAGGTATCTTTCAACATATGACTTTGAGACTTTATCATCCTTGTTTTTCAGATCAAAGACTCTGCCTGGATAAGCAATTTCAATTTCATCTTTTTCTTTATTAAGGACAATAAGATTATCTAATTTAGAAGCTGCAGTAATGTTAGGTGAATGTGTACTGATAAATATTTGCCTTACATTGGATTTCATATTGTCATTTAAAAATTTAAGAAACCGATATTGAAGCGACGGATGCAGGTGTGCTTCCGGTTCCTCTATTGCCAAGATAGAAAATAGTTTAGCATTACTTCCATAATATTCACCCATAGCTCCTTTTTGCATTTTTGCAAGTAGTAACGCAATGTATATCAGATTATTATAGCCCAAACCGTTGTTGGTTGGTGGCAGCTTAATACCTGTTTTATCTTCCAGATTAAGTCTTAAAGCGGAGTATAGAGCTGTTTCGTTTAAAACTCCGCTGAAATGAGGCGAAGTTTCGTCATAAGACGCACCGGTTTTATTCGCATATGTCACGATATGTTTTTCACCAGCAGTAAGACGACCTTGTAATTTGGACATTAGTTGCTGTGACGATTCAGCAAATTCTCGTTTCACTTTTTGCAAATCGCTTTTAATTTCATCCTTGGTTTTTGTAGTATCATTTTTGATTTCATAATCGATAAAAAAGTCGATGACTTCTTTTAAAAGAGAATTACTCCCTGTACTTAAATCTCTTTCAACGTCTCTGATAGGTGGTACATACTCGAAATCAAATTTACTCAGAATATCATTATCAACTACCATTTTTAACTTATCATCACCGCCGTATAACTTCCATACATATTTACTTAAGAAGGAATGCTCGATTTCACTCCAATATTCTTCGATGTTCGTACTGGAAATGGCCGCCATTGCAGTCTTATATTCTTCAATTTCCTTTTCAGGCAGAAAAAATTCGTAAGTTATTTTAGCTTCGTAAGGCCGCTGAATTTTTGTCAGCATAGTTGAAACTAAAACGATATCCTCGGAATATATAGATTCACCTTCGCTTTCCTTAAGAGTTGATGAGATCTTGACACGCGGAGGATTAGCCTTTAAATCTTCGATAGATATTTTTCGATTAAAATCATGGATGCCAAGCTTTTTTGGATAAGAAGTATCAAACAGGATTTGGAGAGCTTTAATAATCGTTGTTTTCCCTGAGTTATTATGACCGATGAAAATATTAAATTTATCATTGAATTCAATTACTTTTTTGCCGCTAAACCCTCTGAAATTTTCTATTTCAATATCAGCAATATACATAACAATCCCTCCAAAAACACACGATGATTAATAAATAATAATGATAAAAAACATAGTTTACATATGTCAAATAAGCTATTCCAATTTTAATATTTTCGCTATCATACCATCGATGCAGTCGTCTTCATCAAGGCAAAACACATTCTTCGCTCTACGTTCCAGCTTGCCTTTTCCCCACCACTGACGCAAATCCTCGGAACGGGTACAAGACATTATAAAAGAGTTCAGCACAATTTTCTTATCACCGCTTGAGGGCTGGAGGCGCGCTTCAAGTTCTTTAATAGTGTCATGGAACTCTATCTTGGGATCATCCCATTGCAAATAACGCAATCCTTTTGGGTCAACAAAGGAAATATATTGCGCATCGGGCGTATCAATCCATAACACATAGTCCGGATAAAAATTGCCTGCTTCGAAGAATCCCATTCCTACCTTGCTCTTGTTGCGGAGCAAGTATAGTTTTTTACCCTCGAAAATTGCAGCATTTGCATCTACATATGCCTTAAGTTTATCAACAAACCATTTCTCGTCTTCATTCAGACTGACCGGTGATACAGTCAGTTTCAAACCACCCGCTCTCAGACAGATGAGCGGTGTGTAGAGGTGATGCCGGAAATCAAAAGCTATCAGTGAATTGCTAAGTATACCTTTTTCATATTTTGGTATACCGCTATGCTGATTAAGCAGAGCCTTCAAATCCTCAACAAACTGCTCCACTGTCCCGGCGGTTGGATCACCATCATAGGCATCATAATACGAAAGTTTATATTCAGCAACAAAGTTTCCATCTCTGTCACTCAATTCCTGGTATTCAAGGAACCTGTCCTCCCACTTTGCTTTTTCGTATTTGTAGAACTTATCAATATAACATTTCAGCACCATAATGGCTATGTCAGTTATAAGAACAAGCTTTTCCATACTGTCAAGTTCGAGGTGCTTCTTCGGAATGATAAGCAAATACCAACCGTCAGTTTCTAAAATATCCTTGATACCATCTTTAGTAATAGAAATATTATAATAAAACTTCTCGTTCTTATAGGTTTCAAGTTCGTCAAGAATGCGGTCATAATCGAGGAATGGTATATACTGCTTATCAATTGTATGTTCTTCGGGGATAGATTCAATCTGCATGCTGAATGTAGATTCAATTTTCTGCACTTTTGAACGGCAATCGAGCATCACCTTGTTCTTGTTCAAATAACGTAAAAACCCCTCGTCAGGTTTACCGAGTAAAAGTCTTGCAGCTTGTTTTTTAAAGTTTACACCCTCTTTAACTTTGATGACCCGCAATTCTCTGTGCTCATCGGGATTATACCGGCTTAATACAGGAAGCGTGTACTCGTGCGGCCTTTCGTTGGCAGGCATATCCTCCATTTCAAGATACCTTTTAAAGTCTTCCATATACTGGGCTTTTATTCCGAATATAGTCAGCGTTTCAAGCAGCTCAATATATTTCGGTATGATAACAGAGCTGTCATCCAATCTGTGACTGCGTTTTAAACAACCACCGTAGCCACGCAGGCGAACTCCGCGTCCAAAAAGCTGGATGGCTTGTGAGCCTTCGCCTTTAGCAAAGTTAATAAGCCCCATCGTAGAAACACGCCACGAGTTCCAGCCTTCGGTAAACTTGCGTGAACCAATGAGAATATTTATGTTCGAATTTCGTTCGTTGATGTTGCGGAAAAGGGATTCAGAAACAAACTCCTCTGTTCCGGTGGTAATACCTTTTGCCTCGCAGTTTTTAATTAAGCCTGCCGTGTCGCCAATGCTTACCACACCAAAATATTCGCCGTCGGAACCAATTCGGAGTGCAATTTCTCCTTGTACCTGACGCAAGTTTATGACGTGCAGGCGTGGGGAGTCAGATGTGGTATCGCTGTTGAAAACAAGGCGGAGAATATCCTTATAAACATCTTCAGCTTTAGGAGTTCCTCCGAACAAAGAATTTAGAGCGTTGAAGTTTTGGGAAAAAAGTTCCCGGCCGGCGCTGTCGGTTAGTCCGGTGTCACCACTTAACACAGTGTCGATTCGGTTTATGGTTTGCTCCTTGCGGTTGACAAACTTATCAATAAAGTCCAATACTTCCTCAACATCGGTCATTTCTGCGACGGATGTTTTTGCCGTTACACGATTGCCCACAAAAACAAGTAGAGGCTTTTCAATTCGAAAAGGTGCGTACTCCTTGCCTTTTTCACAAAACAACTTCAATTGCTGATAAAATGACAACAAGCAGCCTACGAGGTATAACTGCCTCTGTTCCTCTTCAATACTGTCCCGCAAGTTATAAATGCGGTATTCCTTGCCGTATCCGTCTTCATAAAAGTACTTGTAAGAGTAATCAATTATAATTGAACGAAAATATTCATCAAGGCGTTCTTTCCATTCTTTCTGAGAAATATTGCTTGGTTTGTTCGATTTCATCGCCTGCTTTAATGTTGCAGAGTATTCAAAGGCAAATCCGCCATCCGCAGAAAGTCGTGAGCGGTAATCATACCACACATCTCCCGCGAGGCCGCGGTGTGCTTCGTCCACAAGCACGAGGTTGTTCTGCTCGAAGCTGTC
This genomic interval from Herbinix luporum contains the following:
- a CDS encoding ATP-dependent nuclease yields the protein MYIADIEIENFRGFSGKKVIEFNDKFNIFIGHNNSGKTTIIKALQILFDTSYPKKLGIHDFNRKISIEDLKANPPRVKISSTLKESEGESIYSEDIVLVSTMLTKIQRPYEAKITYEFFLPEKEIEEYKTAMAAISSTNIEEYWSEIEHSFLSKYVWKLYGGDDKLKMVVDNDILSKFDFEYVPPIRDVERDLSTGSNSLLKEVIDFFIDYEIKNDTTKTKDEIKSDLQKVKREFAESSQQLMSKLQGRLTAGEKHIVTYANKTGASYDETSPHFSGVLNETALYSALRLNLEDKTGIKLPPTNNGLGYNNLIYIALLLAKMQKGAMGEYYGSNAKLFSILAIEEPEAHLHPSLQYRFLKFLNDNMKSNVRQIFISTHSPNITAASKLDNLIVLNKEKDEIEIAYPGRVFDLKNKDDKVSKSYVERYLDVTKSDMLFAKRIILVEGISEQLLLPIFTRYLKRDLVDSHVTVINIGGRYFSHFLKLFDRERSEYAINKRVAVITDLDPVRKKKSIKDARYSSCYPFELNKDNSYEYKATSNDIVDLYSDRKKSISVFTQEKNIGCTFEYELLLYNFTCKELIVPSISNKETLLYLMDNYALEYEELVATIGDSKGCKRIKKGLEGTKNKAQLIAALYLLNVSKAESAQEIAEVLYEKEADYLKSSFVFMIPPYIEEAIKWVLE
- a CDS encoding DEAD/DEAH box helicase family protein; translated protein: MAKRKNAAPAFKWSDQLILFRYFLSLFGKDSLAALAGKMNSSEYEGFDENQNTYFWGELDLLLMRQGAEAKISRDTLREYDERICRYVKKIGEKRSGIKLKYFQYIACLFTEMYLDRYFTDKEAFAADLNAFIEKVKVESFGAIDIEPFSPENMNKLAFMCATGSGKTLIMHINILQFRYYLKRAKLTNPRLDINKIIVLAPNEGMSNQHLEELKLSDISAEPFSKGGFGTTADVIVIDMNKLKEEGKVKTVSVDSFEQNNLVLVDEAHRGLAGDVWYDYRSRLSADGGFAFEYSATLKQAMKSNKPSNISQKEWKERLDEYFRSIIIDYSYKYFYEDGYGKEYRIYNLRDSIEEEQRQLYLVGCLLSFYQQLKLFCEKGKEYAPFRIEKPLLVFVGNRVTAKTSVAEMTDVEEVLDFIDKFVNRKEQTINRIDTVLSGDTGLTDSAGRELFSQNFNALNSLFGGTPKAEDVYKDILRLVFNSDTTSDSPRLHVINLRQVQGEIALRIGSDGEYFGVVSIGDTAGLIKNCEAKGITTGTEEFVSESLFRNINERNSNINILIGSRKFTEGWNSWRVSTMGLINFAKGEGSQAIQLFGRGVRLRGYGGCLKRSHRLDDSSVIIPKYIELLETLTIFGIKAQYMEDFKRYLEMEDMPANERPHEYTLPVLSRYNPDEHRELRVIKVKEGVNFKKQAARLLLGKPDEGFLRYLNKNKVMLDCRSKVQKIESTFSMQIESIPEEHTIDKQYIPFLDYDRILDELETYKNEKFYYNISITKDGIKDILETDGWYLLIIPKKHLELDSMEKLVLITDIAIMVLKCYIDKFYKYEKAKWEDRFLEYQELSDRDGNFVAEYKLSYYDAYDGDPTAGTVEQFVEDLKALLNQHSGIPKYEKGILSNSLIAFDFRHHLYTPLICLRAGGLKLTVSPVSLNEDEKWFVDKLKAYVDANAAIFEGKKLYLLRNKSKVGMGFFEAGNFYPDYVLWIDTPDAQYISFVDPKGLRYLQWDDPKIEFHDTIKELEARLQPSSGDKKIVLNSFIMSCTRSEDLRQWWGKGKLERRAKNVFCLDEDDCIDGMIAKILKLE